Below is a window of Pseudodesulfovibrio sp. 5S69 DNA.
CAAGAACAAGCCCATGTTCTTCATCGACATCGCCGTGCCGCGCGACATCGATCCGGACGTCAACACCCTGGACAACGTCTATCTCTACGATATCGACGACCTCAAGGAAGTGGTGGACGAGAACATGGCCCAGCGCCAGGGAGAAGCCACCAAGGCCCGTGCCGTGGTGGACCTGGAGACCGAAACCTTCGGCAACTGGCTCAATTCGCTCAATATCCAACCGACCATCGTGGATCTGGTCGGCAAGGCCGAGGACGTGGCCGTGCGCGAGCTGGCCAAGACCCTCAAGAAGATCGGCCCGGTGGATGACAAGACCCACAACGCGCTGGAACGCTTGGTCATGTCCATCGCCCATAAGTCCCTGCATGAACCCATCTGTTTCCTCAAGCGGCGCACCCAGGAAGAAGGCTCGGCCGAGCGGTTCATAGACCTGGCCCGGCGCATGTTCAACCTGGACGACGAGACCGTGCCCGATAACGCCCACCTGGACCGCAAGTCGGCGTCCTGCGCCCCCGAGGACATCGAGCAGTACATCGAAATCTCGAAAAAGGAACAATAATGCGCACCTATCTCATAGAAGACCTGAACGACAAGGACTACCAGACCGTCACCAAAGCCTTTGACGAACTCGGCCTTCGCGGTTCCATAGACGGCATCTACTACCTGCCTCTGCCCGAGGACCTGCTCCAGGGCGACCAGCAGGCCCATCTCGGCGAATGCGGTCCGTATTTCATGGCTCTGGAGGCTGTGGATTCCCCGGACCGGAACAGCCTGCGCCTGGAGTTGCTTGTCCGCGCCCGGAACAAGATCCGCTGCTCCTGCGTATCCTATGCCGACTCGGCCCAGCGCAAGCACATGATCGAATATCTCGACCAGTTCATCGAGGAGCTGGAAGTCTCCGTGTAGCATGACCAGCGCGCCCGCCGACATCCCGCAGACCCTGCAGGACCTCCTGCCCAAGTGGGCGCATTTCTGCCTGTACGTGGGCCGGTTCGTCGAAGAGGAGCTCGGTGTCGACCTGGAAGGACGCCGCGTCCTGGTCGGTATGTCCGGCGGCGTGGACTCCACCGCCCTGCTCCTGGTCCTGCACTATCTCTCCCAGCGCGTCGGCTTTACGGTCGGCGCCGTCCACCTCGATCACCAACTGCGGCCGGAATCCGCCGGGGACGCTTCCTTTGCCCGTTCCCTGTGCGAGCGCTTCGGCATCGACTGCACGGTCGAGTCGCACGACGTGGCCCGGCTGGCCGAGGAACGCGGTGTGGGGCTTGAGGAGGCCGGGCGCGAGGCGCGCTACCGGCTCTACGCCGAACTGCGCGCGGAAGACGGCTACGACTATGTCGCTCTGGGTCATCAGTTGGACGACCTGAGCGAGGACGTGCTCATGCGTTTGATCCGGGGCACGGGCTGGCCCGGCCTGTCCGGCATGCCGGGCTTCGATCCCGCGCGCGCCCTGATCCGCCCCATGCTGCTCATCCCCAAGTCCACGCTCAGGGCGTTCGTCACCCATGTGGGCAGCGGTTGGCGCGAAGACGCCTCCAACGCCGATCCGTCCATGACCCGCAACCGCGTGCGCAACGAGATCCTGCCGCTCATCGAGAAGGAGAACCCGGCCTTCTGGCAGTCCGTGGCCCGGCTGTGGCGCATCGGCCGCGTGGAGCAGGATTTCTGGGAGGGTCTCGAAGCCGGGGCTTGTGAAATTCTGGATAATTCCCGCCTCGAATCCCTGCACAAGGCCGAGCGGCTGCACCTGTACAAGGCGTGCCTGGTCCGTCTCGGACCGGGGCAGGTCCTGGCCGACACCTTGTTCAAGCTCGACGAGGCCTGGCGGGATAAACGCAACACTGCGGTCTTCCAGTTCCCCGGTGACAAAACCGCCACCATCACCGCCTCAAGCGTGGTTTTCTCCACCAAGCATTGACTTCCGGGCTGGCCCGGTATAAGAGCATGTGATCTTTTGCACAATGTGTCGGAATGGCCAGTCGGCATTTCGCTTTTTTATCATCAGGAGGAATTATGAATATTCTGATTTTCGGCCCCAACGGCTCCGGTAAAGGCACCCAGGGCGACATCGCCAAGGATAAGTACAAACTGGACCACATCGAGTCCGGCGCCATTTTCCGCAAGCACATCGGCGGCGGCACCGAGCTGGGCATGAAGGCCAAGGAGTACATCAACAAGGGCGAACTGGTTCCTGATGATATCACCATTCCCATGGTCCTGGACGTGCTCTCCAATTCCAAGAGCGGCTGGCTCCTGGACGGTTTCCCCCGTTCCCTGGTGCAGGGCGAAAAGCTCTGGGAAGCCCTGCAGAAGGACGGCGTGAAGCTCGACTACGTCATCGAGAT
It encodes the following:
- the tilS gene encoding tRNA lysidine(34) synthetase TilS, which gives rise to MTSAPADIPQTLQDLLPKWAHFCLYVGRFVEEELGVDLEGRRVLVGMSGGVDSTALLLVLHYLSQRVGFTVGAVHLDHQLRPESAGDASFARSLCERFGIDCTVESHDVARLAEERGVGLEEAGREARYRLYAELRAEDGYDYVALGHQLDDLSEDVLMRLIRGTGWPGLSGMPGFDPARALIRPMLLIPKSTLRAFVTHVGSGWREDASNADPSMTRNRVRNEILPLIEKENPAFWQSVARLWRIGRVEQDFWEGLEAGACEILDNSRLESLHKAERLHLYKACLVRLGPGQVLADTLFKLDEAWRDKRNTAVFQFPGDKTATITASSVVFSTKH
- a CDS encoding adenylate kinase, encoding MNILIFGPNGSGKGTQGDIAKDKYKLDHIESGAIFRKHIGGGTELGMKAKEYINKGELVPDDITIPMVLDVLSNSKSGWLLDGFPRSLVQGEKLWEALQKDGVKLDYVIEIKLPREIAKARIMGRRLCENNPNHPNNVGIPAIAPDGDKCRVCGGALTARQDDQDEGAIDVRHNIYYDEETGTMAACNYFKNLKDANFKYIQLDGEKSINEIKEYLISQLD